Part of the Ictalurus furcatus strain D&B chromosome 19, Billie_1.0, whole genome shotgun sequence genome, catacacattatagcacagggaaattcttttcttcgcatatcagTCCGaacaggatttcactgaggtttttttctgtgattgttgcagccgaaagaagcttgattttgctgtggcattTTTCCAAAATTTGCCATGCAATTTccagagtttgtttttttcttttttcgctTTTCTTTCGGGAAAACTATTTGAATGGGTGAAATTGCTCTAAATAGTTTTGCAggaaattgtctttcacagtgatgtttgttggtaaatgagaccacATGAGTACTCGTTCGAGGCACAtaaatcaaagagggctttggctgaatgcgcgctATGATGACGTCAAATGGCGCATCTTGGTCCAAATATGTGGAAAATTACAAGCTCatccaaatattgcagagtttgcttgattttgcattaatttctgtgggtgcaaaatcctggagggactggcaTATCCCAGTTTATTAGGAAGCTGAGGTCAGAGTGGGGGATCATCTACGATACGtcatccctggagcagagagagttaagggctttgctcaatggcccaatagtggcagcttgtcTTTAtgttcagtaacccagagccttaaccattgagccaccactgcctttGCTAACCCTGGGTCAATGTTGGATGGGTTGTTCTGAAAAGAACCATGTTGGCACAAAATTGTATCCGGAAGGCAAACAATGCTACCCAGTATAGGTGAAGGGCCAATGTTTGCTACCTGAGGCATGGCATTCAcatcatccttccatccatccatccatttatcatcagctgctttatcctggtcagggtcatggtggatggTGGATCTGATCCCTATGCCAGGAACACACCCTAAATAGGAtggcatgcaaacacacacacacacacacacacacattcgatCACAGCTAGgaggtatttattttattatattccattttattatattagtcAGGGTTGTTTACGAACTTTTGGGGGCACTGAGCTACATCCTACTTggaccagtccatcgcagggaactatacacacacatattcataccTAGGGCAATTTAAAATCACCAGTCTACTTGCtggcttgttgttgttgggtagtgtgaggaaacctgagaactcggaggaaacccactaggagaacatgcacagaaactccacactgaCAGTAACCCGAGTTCAGAATCCCTGAAGTTGGACCCTGGAGCTATAAGGTGCCAACATTACCCTCTGCGCCAACGTGCCAGCCACATgaaccaaaaaataataataattttgtccaAAATAAAGCAGGTCAAACTTTAACTATGTTACATCAAGAAAAGCATAGCCTATTGGAAAATATATGGTAATCCGATGTAATATATGATGtgacatttctgtttttttttctctcagggCCATCCTTCAACAGAATGCAAGGTTTAATGAAGTTGAGGAAAAATACAAGCATTTGTATGAAAAGGCAGCTGATCTGCTAGCACTGGAGAAGAAGTTTATTGCAGCTTCCAGAAAGGTgggtatttattttaatcatagCTACTGATGCATCTCATTGAACATAGTCTTGATGCCAagaaaaaatattgtaaatagACATTATTATTAGAAGTTTCTGTTCAGTCACTGAAAAGATGTAGCACCACCCCCTGCAGTGTTTGTTTCCTGTCTGTGTGTCAGAATAGTATGCATGGGGTTGTTACTCAATAGTCAAAGCAGTTAGGTTCAGAGGTGGCGCTTTggcatgtacagtgctgtgagtgtgaatgtgacaCACAGCAAAACCACAGCCAAAACACCCTGTCTTGTGTTGTGGGTGCAGCTGGAGGACTCCGAAGACCATCTGAAGGGGGCACTCTCCTCTCTCACCACGCTAACTGAGCTGCAACAGGAAGTCATCTCCCTCAATGGCATTGTTACAGCTATGCAAGAGGACCAACATGCATCATCTCGTCGCCTCCAAAGTGTGAATGAGCACTTCTTGAACGTGACTGAGACATGGCATGGTGGACTGGCCACTGTGACAGAGGACCTGACTACGCTGAGGTCCGAGTCTCGCTCAATTCATGGCCATGTAACGGAGCATGTTAACAAAGCTGAGGAGCGCCTGCGAGCTCTAAACAAACGTCTAGAGGAACTAGAAGACAGCACAAAGAGAAATGGGCGCGTGCTGGAGCGCACAGAGGAGGAAGATGCCAAGAGTGTTCAGAATCAGCTAGACTGGAACACCAAGCAGGTGAGCAGGCTTCAGGAGCAACTTGTGTTGCTCTCCAAAAGAGATGCGGAGCTTGAGGAGAAGCTGGTGGAGATGGAGCCACAGGCCAAAGAATGTGAAGAACAGCTACCTGTCGTAGAGGATGCAGTCAGGTCTATCCTGAGGTTAGGAGCTGACCTAAGCGGGGCCGAGAGGAGGCTTGAGGAACTCACGCTGCAAGTGGTGGGCACTGAGGATAGCACACTCAAGGCACTGACTGAGATTCTGCAGCTCCAGCAGACCCTTGATGATCTGCAGGTGGACAACAGCGTGATGAAGGTGAGGAATGAGCTTGGAGTTGTCCTGGATGCCATGAAGGAGCTTAAGCGTGTGCATAGAGAACAAGAACTGGATTCTGGAAGAGAGGAGCCTGAACATGATGAGGGGAAGGACATTGAGACATTGAATATCAAGCAATTAAACGATGATAATAAAGGTTTGGAGGAGAAAAGTTTTCTAGAATCAACAGCAGGTCACAGTATGAGTGCAGGAGCTGGGGAGATCCTGTTGACTGAATTAAATGAACTGCactgattttgtttaaagaCAACCTGTAataaaaactgacattttttaCTGTGTTTCTTTATGTACCTGCCTCTTTTTTAtggaaataaagacaaattccttgttttgtttaattgaaTTTTCCATCAGAATGCCCACCTCTAAATATAATATTGGTTAATGTATTTGGTTAGTAATATTACGTCATGTTTCACCTCTCCTTTCCCCACACTCATCCATCATCAAGTGAAAACACTGATCagtttcacttaaaaaaaaaaaaaaaaaaaaaaaaaaaaaaagtcatactaTAGAAGAAAAATTCAGATTTCCATTTTGTGTTGTCTTTAACATTTATGTGGTGTGGGTGAATGCAAGCATAAATATTCATCAAACTGTATAGCAACGAATGCTAACATCTAAAAAGCTTTCACGCCTTAAATCACGTAAATATTGTTTGTGCATAGGTACTTAATAGTAAATTACTTTAGCAATTATCTCCACCACTTTGGTCAAACATTCAGCAGCAGTTACACTACAGTGGTAGATTTCACATATGTAAATCACACCAGAACCTCTCTGCCATAACACTCCTTGAATATAACTGCACTTTGCACATGGGTTTTTAGTAGgtcattttgtttacaatgcTATTTCATTTAATTCTGCTCCACTAACTAATATAGGCTCCACTAGGTGCAGATTTGACACAATGTCTTATTCTATAGTGTTCTAGGTGGACTACGGATTATAACAACTAATACTCCATACTCCTAGTTTTCCTAGTGACTCATAGATGAAAGATATacagaaatgcatttaaataccCAAGAAAGCAATTTTACAGTGAGAACATATAATGATTTGCctgtttattaggtacacctgcAGTAGGTGCACTGTGGTGGTATACAATCAATGACATTTGTCCATATGTCGCTATTCACAATTTATTAGACCCCCTCTAACCCATTCATCAGTGGGAAGGGACCAAGAGAGATAATGTATTACTTGGGTGGTGGATTATTCTCTGTGGTGGTCCAGTGGTTAGAAACTGACAACTGATGAAGAGCAGGGAAATAAAAGATTTATAATCTCAAACTGCTAACCTAGGTGGTGGACCAATAATATAAGTGTGTCTAAGTGGTCAGggtgtgtatacagtgtttaCCATATCGCTACCATGTGGACATAATAAAATGGCCAGTGGATATAGATACAAGTTAAGTCTAGCTAATAAAATGTAACCTGAGTGTACACAATAGGGAATTAACACGACATCAGACAGATGTTTGCATTGATCAGATTTTCTACCGATATAATATATTTCCTGTTTCAAGGATTCGTGTTGATATATTGTAATGTACAATGAATACAAATGATGTACAAAATATTGCccttttcaattaaaaaaaataacaagaattcttttaattttcttattaaaattattttaaatgtttactgaAGTGTCATTACTGCAGCTGTTATAAAAGTGAGGAAGGTAACTACTGTGTGTATGCTTTAAGCAATgcacatttagtttttttttaatgcagccttccttcattttttttttttaaatcatagtgTTACATTCACCCTTGTATATCAGATTGAACTCCCTATCTGATTAATCTCAGAAGGAAAACCGAAATGCATGATGCATGTTGTTCCCTGGACTGTTTTATTGTCTGTGAATATCAAAATGACTGccagactttttatattcaatTTACATCTGACAGAAGTGATAGTGTCTCAGCCTCTGTCTATACTGTCTCTTCTTCTATAGTGTGAGGATGTCCAGGTGCAACTGGCCAGCCAGGACGTGCAGGTGCCACCGTCCCAGCTGAGCAGCTTAAAACAGGAAGTGGCTCAGCTGAAGGAATGGGCTTCAGGCCTCAGTGAACGACGACAGAAGCTGCACACTAACCTGGCCCACCTTACACAGGCTGTGGAGCGCATAGAGAACCGCACTACTGCTATCTCCAGTGATGTGACAGCCAAAGTGGCCTCGGTTCGAACAGATGTACGGCGCATGGGAGGCCTGGAGGGTGATGTGGAAACTCTCCTCAGTCAGACCAATGAGCTTGAGGAGAAAGTAACTCAAGCCGAGAAGCTTATGGCCAAACGCATCGGTGAGCTGCTGGCAAACAGCATTAGTCGTGTTTCAAGCCTGAGGACCTCTATGGAGAAAAACTCAAAAACCCTAGAACAAATTCGCAAACGTATCCCAGAACTCTCCGCTGCGGACACGAAGCTCTCAGAGCGTATCCTGGTTCTGGAGAGCGGCCGAGCCAAGCTAACGAGGACGGTGATGTTCGCAAGCGACCTGCGACCCAAAGTGTCCACCATCAAGAGGGACTTTGCCATGCTGGAGCCACAGCTGGCTGATCTGACTCTGAGGATCGGCCACTTGGCTGAAGATGTCATGAAAAGGGAGGAAGACATTTCGCAGATCAAGGAGAGTTTAGCCAACTTCGCAGCTGCCCAGAAGGACCTTAAACAAGCTCAGGAGGACTTGGAAGTAGAAGTAACTACTGGTGACCTGCACCAGAATGACCTCAGCCAAACACTGAATCATGCAGAACTCTAACCTGCACTGTAGACTGGACTTCAgtttaaaatggtttattttatatactctGTTTATTTAAGATGCTGGAAAATATGTTTGGGATTAAAGTGTATTTTTAACAAGGGCTTTGCATGAAAATGTCTTTTCACATACACAGAGTTGCCACCATCATTTTAACTCCATGAATTTGCCATTTTACCACATACCTACCTAATACAGTTAAGTACACTTATTTCAAAATGATAAAACCAACAATAAATTGAATGATTAGAGTTCAGTTCTTTCAGTATCACAAGCTATAAAAATGGTCAAAAAGCGTGTTAGGACATTCAGTGATTATGAAACAGTTTTTATCCTGATCACAGTGAATCCTAAACCTTCTGAGTTCAAGGCAAGGATCAAAGCCCCTAGAGTCGTGAGGTACCAGCATTGCCTAATGCACCTCCATGCTACCAATAGCAGAACAATCAAAATAATATTTCTGACTACAATATAAATGTTGACTACTGCTGTTTGTTATGTATTTTTGCAAGTTTACCAgattctgccttcagttttccTTCTATCtttttgtagtgtttttatGTCTGTGTGAATCATAGTTTTCTCTCTTGGTAATGTTAACCCtaaatagaatatatatacatacataatatatatttatttttatttattattatttatttattttaggattAACATTTCCAAGAGAGAAAACTGTCATTCACACAGACATagtattttatttcaatattttcttTAGTTCTTATAGTAGCTTTAGGTCTTGTAGCATCAAGCTACAATCATgccatataaaataatatttatacttcagttatatttatcatttaatgAATGTAGAAATCAAAACAGATCCATCgctgaccagatattatttgggtggtggaCCATTATCAGGTATACCTAATAAACTGACAATTTAGTGGATGCTGGTGATTGTATTGATACAATTGGTCATTTTTAAACTCACCCAAGACCGTTATAATGAATTGCATTATGTGGGGATTCCTTAAAAATGtcattagaaaacaaaaaagaagcacCTACACTTCATAAGGAAATCCTTATGATGATAAATATTTCACTTGCCCCCATTCCTACTCCTGTCCAACCTCTTCCGCTGGTAAACCTATGTATTAACAaggttttatatacagtaatgttCATGTGCTGCATTTGCATATTGCAATATCATAAGCTTTTATATATTATGATGCAGTAACACTAGTTTGTCACATATCCAATACGGATTTTCACGAGGTTTTCAGTTCCAAGTTCCAAGTTATCTTTCTTCATATAATGCAGCAATACTGCCACAGTCTCATTCTGACCCGTCCCAAAGGATTTCTTAATGACGTTTAGGGTGAATACGTGTAAGTGTTCAGCTAATTGTGTTATCACGTTTTAATAATTGGAACCAGACATGTGAACATagccagggtttttttttcctgagacaTTTTTTTACACCGACAACAAACTGTTTCTCTTGTTGCAAAGTTTGGCCTCCATTTGCTTAGACTGTGTAGTAAGTAGCCTGAGTCAGAGGAAATGGAGGGGGCTGGAGCTGCAGGATAATTCCCCCCATAGCCAATCATTACAAGCCACCAGGATACATGTGAAGCTGTAAACCAATGGCAAGTGACATTGCATTCCATCTCTAAAGTATCTGTTGATGAAAGGCTTAGTGCTGCAGATACCACACATTGTTCTGTGAAAACTTTCCCAAATACCTCATATAGAGTTCAAATAGTGTTTTAACAAGCACTGTGTTCATGCACTGTGAAATGTTGGCATCTAAGatcatgttaaaataaaatgtaagaaaattgataaatacagtatttgtaaaaaatataggtactgtatacataaatacataattatGGATTTGGGGGCAACAGATATCTTcacaatgtgtttatgttttaaatattttattggaAAACTGAACACTCATTACACATTCAAAACATTAAGAGCAGCTGGGATTGGAAGACG contains:
- the ikbip gene encoding inhibitor of nuclear factor kappa-B kinase-interacting protein isoform X2 codes for the protein MPSDGVKQRKGKAGETPDTSKPCGRDEVQKDGDGKTDQCSSVDARTVVSLLSLSACFLLAWAILQQNARFNEVEEKYKHLYEKAADLLALEKKFIAASRKCEDVQVQLASQDVQVPPSQLSSLKQEVAQLKEWASGLSERRQKLHTNLAHLTQAVERIENRTTAISSDVTAKVASVRTDVRRMGGLEGDVETLLSQTNELEEKVTQAEKLMAKRIGELLANSISRVSSLRTSMEKNSKTLEQIRKRIPELSAADTKLSERILVLESGRAKLTRTVMFASDLRPKVSTIKRDFAMLEPQLADLTLRIGHLAEDVMKREEDISQIKESLANFAAAQKDLKQAQEDLEVEVTTGDLHQNDLSQTLNHAEL
- the ikbip gene encoding inhibitor of nuclear factor kappa-B kinase-interacting protein isoform X1: MPSDGVKQRKGKAGETPDTSKPCGRDEVQKDGDGKTDQCSSVDARTVVSLLSLSACFLLAWAILQQNARFNEVEEKYKHLYEKAADLLALEKKFIAASRKLEDSEDHLKGALSSLTTLTELQQEVISLNGIVTAMQEDQHASSRRLQSVNEHFLNVTETWHGGLATVTEDLTTLRSESRSIHGHVTEHVNKAEERLRALNKRLEELEDSTKRNGRVLERTEEEDAKSVQNQLDWNTKQVSRLQEQLVLLSKRDAELEEKLVEMEPQAKECEEQLPVVEDAVRSILRLGADLSGAERRLEELTLQVVGTEDSTLKALTEILQLQQTLDDLQVDNSVMKVRNELGVVLDAMKELKRVHREQELDSGREEPEHDEGKDIETLNIKQLNDDNKGLEEKSFLESTAGHSMSAGAGEILLTELNELH